CCATGCATGGTCCAAGGTGAACTTAGAGCCGTGATCCGCAAAGTATATCTCATGAGCTTTCTTCACTAAGTCGTTGTCATTCTGACCGCTACTTTGAAGCCTCTCCGCAGCTGCGTATGCTGCACAATACTTGTTTGTATCCCCATTGATTTTATGCCATCTCTGCTTACAATGCTCGCCATCTCTCTTCTCATGATGAGCTGCTGAAAAGTAATGTCCTACGCGTTTCCAGAAATTCCGGCACTTCTGTTCAGTGCCGACAACAGCATCTTTTGATGTGTTTAGCCAGACACTGATCAGGACCTCGTCATCAACAGGATTCCATTTCTTTCTCACCAACCGCTCCACTGGTATCTCCACTGGTGGGTTATCAGGCTGGGATGGAGCTTCAGTCTGTTGTGAACTGAAAGGGGGAATTTGAGAGGCTCCAATGTTGAGACTATAAGGAAAACTTTCATAAGGAAAGTTTCCCTGAGCATTATTTCCTGAAACGCTATGAAGGAAATCTACATAACCAGGGTACTGGCTACCTGGCTTCATGGCAACAAGGACAGAGAAGAGACTGATACTcccacaaaaaaagaaagaagatttgGAGATACTAAAGCTCTACCATATTCTATCTGATTAAATAGGACAAATATAAGCAGGTAATAACTCCATAACACCTAACCATTATCTACCTAAGTCTAATCAACACTTATTATAAAACTACAAGTACATAGCAATTAACTCTAGTTCGGGGGTTAAATAGACAAGTACAACCTATCAAGTTTGATGAGAAGCAACAAGAGTAAGCAATAAACTACGAAGGTCTAATCAGTAGTTATTGCACACTACACAACTAAAAAGAAAAGCGAATTGAACAAACAACTTCATTAAATTGAAAAGAGGATTTGGTTTCAAACAGAGTACAATGATATCCACAAATTGATCCTATAATTCTCACCAATGCAACAAGACAGGACACTGATACTATAACTAAGTCTCACTATTCATATTTGGTTGAGAACAAACTTAACTTAACTCCTATAACAGTTATGAATTTGCTTTCCGCGAACAGGTTACATACTTAATGCAATCGATTTATGAGTTTCAAATGTCTATGTCAATGCCCTGTAATAAACTTAACTTAGCTTCTCGTGAATACTAATCAGATACTCATCAATATCTTTCTAAAACGAGTTAATGATATGAGTTTCAAATCCATGCTTTTCTAATCGAATAAGTTTCATATCGAAAGAGTTTCTTGTTATGAACACACAAACATCAAGTACTCGTTTTAATCACAAAGttagaaaacaaaacaacaagagTATTTAATTCACAAACAAAGGATTCTCAGACATGGCATTCAATCACAAACACCAACTATTCAATCACAAACACAATGCATACAATCAAATCGTCACAACAAACTCAGATACACACGAGATAGATCCACAAGTTGATACACTAAATCCGAAAGCGACGGACAGAGGATTCAGCGATACCTGGTAAAGATTCGAATCGGCGGAGAGATCTGGGAAGGTTTCGAGGGAGAGAGCGACGGAGACAGCTACGCCAAGAGATGGACGGAGAGATACACGGAGGGAATAGACGGCGAGATGGACGGGAGATCCACGGAGAGATCGAGGGAGACAGCGACGGAGAGATCCTCGGAGATATCGAGGGAGACAGCAACGGAGACAGCGACGGAGACAGCTACGCCGAGAGGTGTTTGATTGGGTTGAAATCGccgtcgagagagagagaaaggagaggaTGAGAATGACTTCGAGACGGTTTATTTTGCTTTCCCAACCCTAATCTGTGCTTCCCCTCCCACGATGACACGTGGTCTTAAGGACGCGAAATCAAAACTTCTTAATTAACATACGTTTGCTTCGgttttatgttattttgatttatttttaatgttttaatttgtAACGACTTTGGTTAAGGACTGCGATGTTGATGCCCTTAATGATGTGCCTTTAGGTTCGTTTTGAATATTTCAAATGTCCGAATTTAAAAGTATAGAAACATTCCAATATTTTACATCGTCAGTCTGATTCAGCTCAGATTTTCTCAGATTCTCAGATTCGAATACCTATTcaggtttaattttctttttggatttttaaatattttaaaattttcatgtcaatttgaattttttcttgaaatatacttaaatttacctaaactcaaaactaaaaaattaacattttaggatcaaaacaaaaacaaaaacgagTTTATGAGTTGTTTTGAATATTCGtttcatatatttgttaaatttttgattatttattcgGGTTCAGAttcataaaattcttaaaagaaTCTGATTCTCATGTATTTCTGTATACATGTTCGAATACGGTTTAGATAATACTTGATACCTGAACAACAGTCCATCCCAATACTTTTACGTATAAAGTTTGGATTCAAGTATTTTGGATGGGCTCGGAACTGA
The sequence above is drawn from the Brassica napus cultivar Da-Ae chromosome A8, Da-Ae, whole genome shotgun sequence genome and encodes:
- the LOC106393109 gene encoding glutathione S-transferase T3-like, whose amino-acid sequence is MKPGSQYPGYVDFLHSVSGNNAQGNFPYESFPYSLNIGASQIPPFSSQQTEAPSQPDNPPVEIPVERLVRKKWNPVDDEVLISVWLNTSKDAVVGTEQKCRNFWKRVGHYFSAAHHEKRDGEHCKQRWHKINGDTNKYCAAYAAAERLQSSGQNDNDLVKKAHEIYFADHGSKFTLDHAWCLLRYEQKWLSLNTPKSGGEKRKTGEDGSQPSSSNVGEEEPRPEGIKAAKARRNSRKGMAVEDFKSVHELKMEDLAKNERLSKLAILDTLLAKKEPAEREENVKNMLLAEFF